In Fragaria vesca subsp. vesca linkage group LG5, FraVesHawaii_1.0, whole genome shotgun sequence, the genomic stretch ACAACTGCAGGGAATACAACCATGGTTTCGAATCGTCTCATGAATATTGGATATTGGTGGAACCAAAAAAATGTAAGTATTATTCAACAGTAAAAAATAAAAAATATATGACAAATATATTGATACCTATTGGCTTGCCTGCTTAAGTAAATCCCTTAAACATTCACATCAGAGAGTACACAAACACATCTCAGAAATCTACGAAATCAGAATCAATGGCCTAATAGGCTTATATGAAAAATGAGCAGGTACCTATATGTAATAAATGAAGCATAAGAAAAGGATCAAGGAAGAGACTGACTACTATTACAGTAAACAAAAGTGTAAGTGACTTACTATAACACTACAGCCACCTGCAAATCAGTGAACCTTTATTTAATTCTTTCCTCATCAGATGTCGCTTAAAAGACCACACACTTGCCACTCCCCTTATGTATAATAATCTTCAAAGTGGAGTGCAAGTGTGAAGTGGATTGAAATGTGGAGTGATTAGTGTAAAAATTCACTCCACATGAGATCATTACCGGATCAAACACCACCCTAATCCTTCAATTTTCAATTGCCCTCGGGATAAATCATGTTTCTATTTAGTAGATATGCTCAAATATCATAACTCTTAATCGAAACACAGATTCATATCCGAGGGGTACCTATTTGGACTTGATGGAGTCGAGAAAGCCGCTAGTGAGAAGCCTCTCCACATACTTGCCGAGTATATCAACCTCCAAATTCACCTTCTGGCCAACCTTCTTGAGCGGAATGACCACCTTCTGCTGCGTATAAGCCACCAGCATGAAATTGAAGCAGTCCTCATCATCAAACACATCCACCACAGTCAAGCTAGTCCCATCCACAGCTATGTACCCTTTCGGCACAACATACTTGAGTATCTCCTTCCTCGTCTTCACCTTGATCCACAGCGAATCCTCCTCCGGCACCATCGCCACTATCTCGCCGGTGCCGTCCACGTGTCCCTGCAAGAAATGCCCGCCCATCCGGCTCGTCGGCAGCACCGCCCGCTCCAGGTTCACCGGCGAGCCAGGCTCCAGCTCCACCAGCGAGGTCTTCCGCAGCGTCTCCGGCGCCAGGCCGACGGTGAAGTGAGACGCGTCGAACTCCGTCACCGTCAGGCAGGTGCCGTTGACGGCGATGCTGTCGCCGAGGCGGACGCCGTCGAGGACGGTGGAGGCGGCGATTCTCATGTCGAATCCACCGCCGGAGTCGGAGGAGGAGGGGCCGAGGTGCTTGACGTGGCCCATCTCCTCGACGATTCCGGTGAAGAGAGAACGGATTGTGTTGCGGGGAGGGGATCGGAGGTGGGTGAGGGGCGGCTTGGAGAGGAGGGTTAGGGCGGAGGGTTTGGAGAGGGGGTTGAAGGTGAATCTGGGTAGGGTTTTGGAGGAGATGGAGCAGAAGGAGGCTAGGGTTGCCATTGTTGGAGGAGAGGAGGGTTTGGGAGGATTTGAGGAGAGTGAAGTGAGGGAGAAGGAAACTGCCATTTCTCAAGTGAGTGAGCCAAGTTTTTGGTGTGAAATGGGCAGCACTTAAACCCCAGTTTCCTAGTAAAAATGGTAAAAGTTACCTGCACAGTTAAACTGTATACAGTCAAATACCTCGGTCCATCAATACAAATGTTGCGTGCTACTGCTACATTTATATACGAATATCAATACACCGATACAACAAGTAATCAAGTAACAATCCTTAAAAAAAGAAGAAGAACTAATCAACAGTTTGACACACACATATCCAAGTAGACTAGTTCGATTTAGTGATTTACATGTAAATTGACTCAATAATGTATTAACATCAATAAACACGTAAATTAGTGATTTAGTGAGCTATGTCTTCATGCAGCCTTCATCCATGAAGGTGATTACAAGGCTGATAGATTGTATCAATAATCAGATTCAAACACCTTGGTGTTTAGCATGTTGGTTCAAGATATTCAAATTCGGGTTGCTTTTCATCATTGCGTTTTTTACCATGTCTAGAGGGAGGTAAATTTTACAGCTGATGCTTTGGCAAACTTGGAACATAATCTTTAGTGTGGTGTTCTGTTTTCTTGCTTTTGTTTCTCATGCTGTGTTTTGATTTGAATGACCAGTTAGGAACCTAGGATGTTGACAAGGTTCTTCGTTGTAATTTTGGTTCTAATCATCCAAAAAAAACATCAACAACGCAAAACTTCACATCATGCAATCTTAGGGACGGAATGTGGAACATCAAAATACAAAAGAATAGAAATTTTAAGGTTGGCCTGCGATCATATCGGTGATAGATTACGGTTGTGGTAATTAGGAAATAGTATTATCATCAAATTATCTTATTCCCATGTTTCAAAATTTCCGGCCACAAAAAAAAAAAAAAAAAACAAAGGGAGCTGAGTTTATGCAAGGTTTCTGGAACTAACTTAGGTACTTGGTATCAAGCCACCGAAATCAAAAGCCTTGATACAGTTTTACAAATGCGTGGTGCTTCAACAACAAGTGCTCCACATAATTTGGACCTATTTCTTTGCAAGTTCAAGACATCCTGATGTAAAAGTAGGAACTACAAAGTCATGACATCAGTGACCGAACGCAAATGAATGCATGTCACTTCTTCCAGCCACCCTTGTTGTCTCGGAGTGAAAGTCGCAGTACGTCTGATTGGAGTAACTATCTAGCTTTTGGAGATGCCAAAATCTGATCCTGTTAGCTGATGCTACCAGAAAACCTATAGTGGATATTTCAGTTGTTTTTGTCAGAGTATATATACTGGAGACCGCGAAATAAATGAAAATAAACAGTGAAAAGCGTACAATATTGCGTATCACCCCAGCACATGCAAAAAGGAAAGTGTTGCAAATCAGGGAAGATGTCATAACTTTCACATACACCTTTGAATCTGCATTAGTATTGTTCCAAAGTCTTCGGATTCTCTCAACTCTCTTCATCCACAAGAATGGTGGATTCACTGCCAATCCCAAGGTCCGTCAAACTCTCCATCTCATCATCGAGCAACATCGGCAAAGGAGAACCCTGAAAGGATAAAGTTAATTATTTATCTTTTAAGCAATCATTGTAGTACAACAGCTTATGACTGATCAAGCAATCAATATGGAAGAGCAACTTTTGAGCTTATATAGTGTCAAAACAGTGGAAATAGGACTGGCATGTCTTTCATACCTTATCAAACATTCAAACCTGCAATATCCAACTTCATGGAGCTTTGTGTGCTGAATCACAACCCTCAAATAATTTATTGTTCACAGCTTAAGTTTGCATTCGCAAAATTGCATCCCTGCAACAATACCCTATTGCAGTAGCTTTAACCCATCCCCCATTTGCCACACCTCAGACCTTAGCCACTCCTCTTGAACGAGTGGCACGAGGACTTACCAGATGAAGTTTCACTATTCATCTTGCTGATGTCTTTCCTACAATCCTGGGAGGTGACAAACAAAAGACAAGCCTTTGTTGTCTCAGAGGTTTGGTTTGGTTTGTTAAATTCTCCATGATTTTGGTTTTCATCGCAGCCATCACGATTCTACTCATTTTCTTTGTTATAACTCTTCTCTCCATATATATTTTTTTTTCCTACATGTGGACGACATGAACCTATCCAGGGATGATAAAGCTGTTATTTCACCTGAAGTTGCAATTGCACCAACAGTTTGATATGAATAATCTTGGCTCTCTTAACTGTATTTATTGGCATTGAAGTAACCTTATCCTCCCAAGGAATAATTCATGCCCCGTTATCTTCAGCTTGCCAGTATCCTTACCCTCCATTCCTTCTACTAAGTACACCAACTCCTTCACAAGATACCCCACTACTTTGCTTTCTCATTTGAGCCTCCAAATGCTTGTTAATGTTAAGTTGTCAGTTTGAGCGTTTAAAGAATGTCAAGCTAATAGTTTTCTTTTGTTAGTATAGAGCGGGCATGCAAAGTTTTCACTGTTTTAGT encodes the following:
- the LOC101292712 gene encoding riboflavin synthase-like, whose protein sequence is MAVSFSLTSLSSNPPKPSSPPTMATLASFCSISSKTLPRFTFNPLSKPSALTLLSKPPLTHLRSPPRNTIRSLFTGIVEEMGHVKHLGPSSSDSGGGFDMRIAASTVLDGVRLGDSIAVNGTCLTVTEFDASHFTVGLAPETLRKTSLVELEPGSPVNLERAVLPTSRMGGHFLQGHVDGTGEIVAMVPEEDSLWIKVKTRKEILKYVVPKGYIAVDGTSLTVVDVFDDEDCFNFMLVAYTQQKVVIPLKKVGQKVNLEVDILGKYVERLLTSGFLDSIKSK